TGTTTTTGTAAAGCTTCCAATACATATTGTGAACAAGTAGGATAAAATCTACAACAAGGTACCTTTAGAGGGGAAATGTATTTCCTATATACTTTGATTAAAAAAATTAAAAACTTTTTCACTTATACAAACCTGCTTTTTTAATTAAATTTTTCACAGAATTATTTATCTCCACATAACTTTTTCCGTTAGATGTCTTTCTAGCTATAAATACTAAATCGTACCCATTTTCAACTTTTATATAGTCCCTATTTAGTCTAAAACTTTCTTTAATTAATCTTTTAATTCTATTTCTAATAACACTTTTACCTACTTTTTTACTTACCGATACACCTAATCTATTTACATTCTTTCTATTCATATATACATATAATACTAACAAATTATTAGAAAAAGATTTTCCCCTTTTATATACAGCCCTAAATTCTGCATTTTTTTTTATCCT
This genomic interval from Clostridium kluyveri contains the following:
- the yidD gene encoding membrane protein insertion efficiency factor YidD, coding for MKKFLIFLIKVYRKYISPLKVPCCRFYPTCSQYVLEALQKHGIIKGGFMSIKRILRCNPFCKGGYDPVK
- the rnpA gene encoding ribonuclease P protein component codes for the protein MDVYRIKKNAEFRAVYKRGKSFSNNLLVLYVYMNRKNVNRLGVSVSKKVGKSVIRNRIKRLIKESFRLNRDYIKVENGYDLVFIARKTSNGKSYVEINNSVKNLIKKAGLYK